From Brassica oleracea var. oleracea cultivar TO1000 chromosome C3, BOL, whole genome shotgun sequence, a single genomic window includes:
- the LOC106335531 gene encoding calcium-binding mitochondrial carrier protein SCaMC-3, which translates to METGKLNQTPSKKPRATTMEDVLVALHETKEERDLRIRRLFEFFDSSKLGFLDDTHIEKGLTSLRIPSKYKYARDLLRVCDSNRDGRVDYEEFRRYMDAKELQLYIIFKAIDVERNDDICPDELSQALVKSGIEIEDKELASFMEHVDKDKNGTITFQEWRDFLLLHPHEATVENIYHHWERVCLIDIGEQPVIPDGISKHAQRSKLLLAGGLAGAVSRTATAPLDRLKVVLQVQRTKSGVVPTVKKIWREDKLLGFFRGNGLNVTKVAPESAIKFAAYEMLKPIIGGGDGEIGTKGRLLAGGLAGAVAQTAIYPMDLVKTRLQTCVSELRKTPNLLKLTKEIWIQEGPRAFYKGLYPSLLGIIPYAGIDLAAYETLKDFSKTYIHHDEPGPLVQLGCGMTSGALGASCVYPLQVVRTRMQADSAKTSMSQEFLKTLKGEGVRGFYRGIFPNLFKVIPSASISYLVYEAMKKNLALD; encoded by the exons ATGGAGACCGGAAAACTCAACCAAACTCCGTCTAAGAAACCCAGAGCCACGACGATGGAAGACGTGCTGGTGGCATTACACGAGACCAAGGAAGAGAGAGACCTCAGGATTCGAAGACTGTTCGAATTCTTCGACAGTTCCAAGTTAGGGTTCTTAGACGACACCCACATCGAGAAAGGCCTGACTTCGCTTCGTATTCCTTCAAAGTACAAGTACGCTAGAGATTTGCTTAGAGTCTGCGACTCGAATCGAGATGGGCGCGTTGACTACGAGGAGTTTCGTCGCTACATGGACGCTAAGGAGCTTCAGCTTTACATTATTTTCAAGGCCATTGATGTCGAACGCAATGACGACATTTGTCCCGACGAGCTCTCCCAGGCTCTTGTTAAGTCTG GCATTGAAATTGAAGATAAGGAACTGGCTTCGTTTATGGAGCATGTTGACAAGGACAAGAACGGAACTATAACTTTCCAAGAGTGGAGGGACTTTCTTTTGCTGCACCCACATGAAGCCACTGTTGAGAATATTTATCATCACTGGGAAAGAGTTTGCTTAATAGACATTGGGGAGCAGCCTGTCATACCCGACGGTATAAGCAAACACGCTCAAAGAAGCAAACTACTCCTCGCCGGAGGACTTGCCGGAGCTGTTTCTAGAACCGCGACCGCTCCTCTAGACCGTCTTAAAGTTGTTTTGCAAGTTCAGAGAACTAAATCAGGAGTTGTCCCGACCGTTAAGAAAATATGGAGGGAGGACAAGCTGTTGGGTTTCTTCAGAGGCAACGGGCTGAATGTGACGAAAGTTGCTCCTGAGAGCGCCATCAAGTTTGCTGCTTATGAGATGCTGAAGCCTATTATCGGTGGAGGAGATGGTGAAATTGGCACGAAGGGGAGGCTTTTGGCTGGTGGGTTGGCTGGCGCAGTGGCTCAAACCGCTATTTACCCTATGGATCTAGTGAAGACTAGGTTACAGACTTGTGTGAGTGAGCTTAGGAAGACACCGAATCTGTTGAAACTAACCAAGGAGATTTGGATACAAGAAGGACCTCGAGCGTTTTACAAGGGTCTTTATCCTTCTCTTCTTGGGATTATACCTTACGCTGGGATTGACCTTGCTGCTTACGAAACTCTCAAAGACTTTTCAAAGACATACATTCATCATGACG AGCCGGGTCCTCTCGTGCAACTGGGATGTGGAATGACATCGGGAGCTCTTGGAGCATCGTGTGTTTACCCGTTGCAAGTCGTACGAACAAG AATGCAAGCTGATAGCGCAAAGACGAGCATGAGCCAAGAGTTTCTGAAGACGCTAAAAGGGGAAGGTGTAAGAGGCTTTTACAGAGGAATCTTCCCCAATCTTTTCAAAGTCATCCCTTCCGCAAGCATCTCCTACCTTGTTTACGAAGCTATGAAGAAAAATCTAGCCCTTGATTAA
- the LOC106335530 gene encoding pentatricopeptide repeat-containing protein At5g61800: MSIQKLCKTLRHVHQFHAQFITSGRISNGPNHNSVLTNILFAITSITPSPTATHPLSTSVVASYAAAVFSFITNPSTFCFNTIIRLYSLHAPSLPPHGFFVQMRRRSVPPDFHTFPFVFKACAKKNVSFTLVEALHCQALRFGLLSDLFTLNTLLRAYSASVDRALKLFDENPQRDVVTFNVLIDGLVKAREVFRARELFDSMPFRDLVSWNSLIAGYAQMNCCREAISLFDEMIASGFKPDNVAIVSTLSACAQSGDLEKGKALHDYVKRNRLFVDSFLATGLVDFYAKCGFIETAMEIFSLCSDKTLFTWNAMITGLAMHGYGELTVDYFRTMVSSGIKPDGVSFISVLVGCSHAGLVDEAKKLFDQMGSLYDVYKEMKHYGCMADLLGRAGLIEEAAEMIERMPKDGGNREKFLAWSGLLGGCRIHGNIEVAEKAAERVKKLSPEDGGVYKVMVEMYANAERWEDVVKVRAVMERDERVNKSAGFSTVMS, translated from the coding sequence ATGTCAATACAGAAGCTGTGTAAAACCCTAAGACATGTGCATCAGTTTCATGCACAGTTCATCACTTCCGGTCGGATCTCCAACGGTCCGAATCATAACTCTGTTCTCACCAATATCCTCTTCGCTATCACCTCTATAACACCGTCTCCGACAGCGACACATCCTTTATCCACTTCTGTCGTCGCGAGTTATGCAGCTGCGGTGTTCAGTTTCATTACAAACCCATCTACGTTTTGCTTCAACACGATCATTAGACTCTATTCCCTTCACGCGCCGTCTCTGCCTCCCCACGGTTTCTTCGTCCAAATGCGACGTCGTTCCGTTCCTCCCGACTTCCACACTTTCCCTTTCGTATTCAAGGCTTGTGCGAAGAAGAACGTTAGCTTTACCTTGGTCGAAGCCCTGCATTGTCAAGCTTTGAGATTCGGGTTGTTGTCTGATTTGTTCACTTTGAACACTCTGTTACGTGCTTACTCTGCTTCGGTTGATAGAGCCTTGAAGCTGTTCGACGAAAATCCTCAAAGAGATGTTGTCACGTTCAACGTGTTGATTGATGGGTTAGTGAAGGCACGTGAGGTTTTTCGTGCACGAGAGCTGTTCGATTCAATGCCTTTTCGTGATTTGGTGTCGTGGAACAGTCTCATTGCTGGGTATGCGCAGATGAACTGTTGTAGAGAAGCTATCAGCCTCTTCGACGAAATGATTGCTTCTGGCTTCAAACCTGATAACGTTGCGATTGTCTCAACTCTTTCGGCCTGTGCACAGTCGGGAGATTTGGAGAAAGGAAAAGCTCTACATGATTATGTGAAAAGGAACAGACTTTTCGTAGATTCGTTTTTAGCTACTGGATTGGTGGATTTCTATGCGAAGTGTGGTTTCATCGAGACAGCAATGGAGATCTTTAGTTTATGTTCAGACAAAACTTTGTTCACATGGAATGCAATGATCACTGGTCTTGCCATGCACGGTTACGGCGAGCTAACTGTTGATTACTTCCGTACGATGGTTAGCTCTGGTATCAAACCTGATGGAGTTAGTTTCATAAGCGTTTTAGTGGGTTGCAGCCATGCTGGTCTAGTTGATGAAGCCAAGAAGCTTTTCGACCAAATGGGGTCTCTGTATGATGTATATAAAGAGATGAAACATTACGGGTGTATGGCGGATTTGCTGGGAAGAGCAGGGTTGATTGAAGAAGCAGCGGAGATGATTGAGAGAATGCCTAAAGATGGAGGGAACAGAGAGAAATTCTTGGCGTGGAGCGGTCTGTTGGGAGGATGTAGAATCCACGGGAACATAGAGGTAGCGGAGAAAGCTGCAGAGAGAGTTAAGAAATTGAGTCCAGAGGATGGAGGAGTGTATAAAGTGATGGTGGAGATGTATGCAAATGCTGAGAGATGGGAGGACGTGGTTAAAGTTAGGGCAGTGATGGAAAGAGACGAGAGAGTGAACAAGAGTGCTGGATTTAGTACAGTTATGTCCTGA